A region from the Paraburkholderia youngii genome encodes:
- a CDS encoding response regulator transcription factor has protein sequence MTHDSVGTRSEQLPDSLVYVIDDDESIRGALTSLLRSVGIEVRAFASADEFLAEKMPDVPSCLILDIRLRGESGLTLQQEAFKESIRFPIVFLTGHGDIGMTVKAMKAGAFDFMTKPFKDQDLLDTIAAALKRDGELRRQAKLVAGIRQAYDSLTSREREVIGMVAEGLLNKQIADRLCLSEVTVKIHRAQAMHKLNARSVAELIKKLQQVQAPQSAR, from the coding sequence ATGACACACGATAGCGTTGGGACGCGAAGTGAACAACTACCAGACTCGCTCGTGTACGTGATCGACGACGATGAGTCTATCCGAGGCGCGCTCACCAGTCTGCTGAGGTCGGTGGGCATCGAGGTTCGAGCGTTCGCATCGGCTGACGAATTTCTCGCCGAGAAGATGCCGGATGTGCCGAGCTGTCTCATTCTCGACATTCGATTGCGAGGCGAGAGCGGTCTCACGCTTCAGCAGGAAGCTTTTAAAGAGAGCATTCGATTTCCCATCGTCTTTCTGACGGGACACGGCGATATCGGCATGACCGTCAAGGCGATGAAAGCCGGTGCTTTCGATTTTATGACAAAGCCATTCAAGGATCAGGATCTGCTCGATACGATCGCTGCGGCGCTCAAGCGCGATGGCGAACTGCGGCGCCAGGCGAAGCTCGTTGCGGGCATTCGTCAAGCCTACGATTCACTGACCTCCCGCGAGCGCGAGGTGATCGGGATGGTTGCGGAGGGTCTGTTGAACAAACAGATTGCCGACCGCCTGTGTCTCAGCGAGGTCACGGTCAAGATCCATCGGGCGCAGGCCATGCACAAGCTCAATGCGCGCTCTGTCGCCGAGCTCATCAAGAAGTTGCAGCAAGTGCAGGCTCCTCAGAGCGCCAGATAA
- a CDS encoding glycosyltransferase family 2 protein: MSLKGKNLASAVLQSGFDDKEPATANRTSISALAPSVTVVMANFNGENWIGEAIRSVQRQSLADWELIVVDDASTDASTEIVRAAAANDPRIVLLTSSSNAGPSVARNRALACARGRWITILDSDDVFADGRLQSMLARAESDGAGIVADDLLIMSESGSLTGYSLLGLRTARTVDAVALVKAPQLGYLQPMIRTELLSELRYDERVRSAEDFDLLLRMLVRHEAEMVVYPAMGYHYRRRDDSLSTDKSADRRALRGMLEANARFRASHALSGRLAHACAHRQRTLETQLRWVDVTEAVRERRFAQAFRHTMHHPWVLSCAAQFLAKHFHFLVLRNKRRAVTLGL; encoded by the coding sequence ATGAGCTTAAAGGGCAAAAATCTCGCATCGGCGGTACTTCAAAGCGGTTTCGACGACAAGGAGCCAGCCACCGCGAATCGTACGAGCATTTCCGCGTTGGCACCTTCTGTCACTGTCGTGATGGCCAACTTCAATGGAGAGAACTGGATCGGAGAGGCGATCAGGTCGGTCCAGAGACAGAGCCTCGCGGATTGGGAACTGATCGTTGTTGATGATGCGTCAACCGACGCCAGCACTGAGATTGTCCGCGCCGCTGCTGCTAACGACCCACGTATCGTTCTCCTCACATCTTCTTCCAACGCGGGGCCCTCGGTCGCGCGCAACCGTGCGCTGGCATGTGCGCGAGGACGCTGGATCACGATCCTCGACAGTGATGATGTGTTTGCGGACGGACGCCTTCAGTCGATGCTCGCAAGGGCCGAATCGGACGGCGCGGGCATTGTAGCGGACGACTTGCTCATCATGAGCGAAAGCGGCTCGCTGACCGGGTATTCGCTGCTTGGCCTGCGGACCGCGAGGACCGTCGATGCCGTTGCGCTTGTCAAAGCGCCGCAACTCGGCTATCTGCAGCCCATGATCAGAACCGAACTGCTGTCCGAGCTTCGGTATGACGAGCGGGTTCGCTCCGCCGAAGACTTCGATCTTTTGTTGCGCATGTTGGTCAGGCACGAAGCGGAAATGGTCGTCTATCCGGCTATGGGTTACCACTATCGCAGACGTGATGATTCGCTTTCCACAGACAAGTCAGCGGATCGACGGGCGCTTCGAGGCATGCTCGAAGCAAACGCGCGTTTCCGCGCATCGCACGCGCTGTCAGGAAGATTAGCCCACGCGTGTGCGCATCGGCAGCGAACCCTCGAAACCCAGCTTCGCTGGGTCGATGTCACCGAGGCAGTTCGTGAAAGACGTTTCGCACAAGCCTTTCGGCACACAATGCATCACCCTTGGGTCCTCAGTTGCGCCGCGCAATTCCTTGCGAAGCATTTTCACTTTCTCGTACTCAGAAACAAACGCCGCGCCGTGACTTTGGGACTTTGA
- a CDS encoding N,N-dimethylformamidase beta subunit family domain-containing protein: MDCDSVSGQWVLTSPRGRTATRCDAAWRWPSFRFRFDRADATSGVYVAVAYEVRANGEPVRPLGRNCAAHEPLYGLPPDSRSMAMLVARPPRPSASVAYIVPVATYQAYNSIGGGGFYHDPVRRKKPVTTVTLLRPGGGFGAQFGEPADPYEPRSPRQQFPHWDAKFVRWLQAKNIACDFYSDLDLDDGDRLDLTQYRCVLSVGHHEYWSGRMRDRMAGFIANGGHYAIFSGNTCYRPIEFSRGSPHAPDLRVTRLAENWPGHDESDLIGLSYGYGGGWWGEWRLLRGGWIRRERPATGFRVEDASHWALAGTELNNGDIFGAEDRLVGYEVDGLPPNPNGFHVLGMTSALNGWDVGGRGVFGVLQRAAGRGVQPGIVFNAGTTDWARVLMDPHAESHAVVDRITSNVFERLLANPSNRDRQSVTAQA, encoded by the coding sequence ATGGATTGCGACAGCGTGAGTGGCCAATGGGTGCTGACTTCGCCGCGCGGACGAACCGCAACGCGTTGCGACGCTGCATGGCGGTGGCCGAGCTTCCGGTTTCGCTTCGATCGTGCCGATGCGACGTCGGGGGTGTATGTCGCGGTGGCTTACGAGGTGCGCGCCAACGGCGAGCCCGTGCGCCCGCTGGGGCGCAACTGCGCCGCGCACGAGCCTCTATACGGGCTGCCGCCGGACAGCAGAAGTATGGCAATGTTGGTCGCGCGCCCTCCTCGACCATCGGCGTCGGTCGCTTACATCGTGCCTGTCGCGACGTATCAAGCGTACAACTCGATCGGCGGCGGCGGTTTTTATCACGATCCCGTTCGACGTAAGAAACCTGTCACGACCGTGACCCTGCTAAGACCAGGTGGCGGCTTCGGGGCGCAGTTCGGCGAGCCTGCCGACCCCTATGAACCTCGGTCCCCGCGCCAACAGTTCCCGCACTGGGACGCGAAGTTCGTGCGCTGGCTGCAGGCGAAGAACATTGCTTGCGACTTCTACTCCGACCTGGATCTCGATGATGGTGACCGGCTTGATCTAACCCAGTATCGCTGCGTGCTTAGCGTGGGTCATCATGAATACTGGAGCGGGCGCATGCGTGACAGGATGGCCGGCTTCATTGCAAACGGCGGACACTATGCGATCTTTAGTGGAAACACCTGCTATCGGCCAATCGAATTTTCGCGCGGCAGCCCTCACGCTCCCGATCTGCGCGTGACTCGCCTCGCGGAAAATTGGCCCGGTCACGACGAAAGCGACCTGATCGGGCTCAGTTATGGTTATGGCGGCGGCTGGTGGGGAGAATGGCGTCTACTGCGTGGTGGCTGGATCCGGCGCGAGCGCCCAGCAACCGGATTCCGGGTCGAGGACGCGAGTCACTGGGCGCTCGCCGGTACGGAGTTGAACAACGGAGACATTTTTGGTGCCGAAGATCGTCTGGTGGGCTACGAAGTAGACGGCTTGCCGCCGAACCCCAATGGTTTCCACGTGCTTGGCATGACAAGCGCGCTGAATGGATGGGACGTCGGCGGACGCGGCGTATTTGGCGTGCTGCAGCGGGCGGCTGGAAGAGGAGTTCAGCCGGGCATCGTCTTCAACGCAGGCACGACAGATTGGGCTCGCGTGCTCATGGATCCGCACGCCGAAAGTCATGCTGTCGTCGACCGTATCACCAGCAACGTCTTCGAACGCTTGCTGGCCAATCCGAGCAATCGCGACAGACAGTCCGTTACAGCACAGGCTTAA
- a CDS encoding nucleotide-binding protein yields MAMEDPAIYMVGGSKGGVGKSFVTLALVEYLWRTDVHTVLVETDTSNPDVMKAVHDEIECASCDLDEAGGWIDFVDFCAEHRDATVIVNTAARSQAGVARYGGTLASTLDDMARRLVVLWVINRQRDSLELLLEFGETFPRALTHVVRNGYFGTPDKFTLYRESNLRKAVEAQGRSLDFPDLADRVADELRSQRTSIRKASETMHIGQRAELFRWRELCDAMFSKVIGVDRTVHENQAIEIGRSAHPPVS; encoded by the coding sequence ATGGCAATGGAAGATCCTGCTATCTATATGGTCGGCGGCAGCAAGGGCGGCGTTGGCAAGAGTTTCGTCACGCTGGCGCTGGTCGAATATCTCTGGCGCACGGATGTCCACACCGTGCTGGTGGAGACGGACACGTCAAATCCCGATGTCATGAAAGCCGTCCATGATGAAATCGAATGCGCCTCATGTGATCTGGATGAGGCGGGCGGCTGGATCGATTTCGTCGATTTCTGCGCTGAGCATCGGGATGCGACGGTCATCGTCAATACGGCGGCGCGCAGTCAGGCCGGCGTTGCCCGGTACGGCGGAACGCTAGCCAGTACGCTGGATGACATGGCCCGGCGTCTCGTCGTGTTATGGGTCATTAACCGCCAGCGCGACAGTCTCGAACTGCTGCTTGAGTTTGGCGAAACATTCCCGCGGGCGCTCACACATGTCGTGCGCAATGGTTACTTCGGCACGCCGGACAAGTTCACGCTATACCGTGAGTCGAACCTGCGCAAGGCCGTCGAGGCACAGGGCCGGTCGCTGGATTTTCCCGATCTCGCGGATCGCGTCGCGGACGAACTGCGTAGTCAGCGCACCTCGATCCGCAAGGCGTCGGAGACCATGCATATCGGGCAGCGCGCGGAGCTCTTCCGCTGGCGGGAGCTGTGCGACGCGATGTTCTCAAAGGTCATCGGCGTTGACCGGACGGTTCATGAGAACCAGGCAATCGAGATCGGCCGATCCGCTCACCCGCCTGTTTCATGA
- a CDS encoding response regulator transcription factor, producing the protein MATGPQIKPALSSAMIGLVDDDESVRMALSSSLRSANWNVIDYASAHHLLGDTRRSKLKLVVADIQMPGMDGFALLESIKLWKRPIPVIFITAYTTPEVLERANRNGAAGFFSKPVDDAGLLARVSELLTQ; encoded by the coding sequence ATGGCCACCGGACCCCAGATAAAACCAGCGCTTTCGTCTGCAATGATCGGCCTTGTGGACGACGATGAGTCCGTCAGGATGGCACTGTCCAGTTCGCTGCGTTCGGCGAACTGGAACGTCATCGACTACGCGTCCGCGCATCATCTTCTGGGCGATACGCGCCGCTCCAAACTGAAACTCGTCGTCGCCGATATCCAGATGCCAGGCATGGATGGTTTTGCGCTACTCGAGTCGATCAAGCTGTGGAAGCGTCCTATCCCCGTCATTTTCATTACCGCGTACACGACCCCGGAAGTGCTGGAGCGCGCAAATCGTAACGGCGCCGCAGGCTTCTTCTCGAAGCCTGTGGATGACGCGGGACTTCTCGCACGGGTTAGTGAACTGCTAACGCAATGA
- a CDS encoding LysR family transcriptional regulator produces the protein MDQLYMLRAFVAAARYQSFSKAAESLNVTTGSVSKAIARLEECVQTRVLLRTTRSVSLTDAAHSYYLICCRLLEELDEANRRIAMEHEVNGGKLSLVVHPMLVNGVFPRLVRRYRAIAPHVNLMVSVQDHPANLFDGRFDIAILPPQLVEQSTVIRRTLAHSPRILVAAPAYLEQYGAPESAAQVANHFLLIDPETRKKNAEFIDLYEGVRKVSVLPMSSMEGDQLLLRAAALEGTGIATLPETMVRDDIDRGDLVHVLPECTASESSIEICLFYAHRELISARIRMFVDFCTEFFRAPARSTVIDVMRVPRPAVRTKDLEMIS, from the coding sequence ATGGACCAGCTTTACATGTTGCGTGCATTCGTCGCTGCTGCGAGGTATCAGAGTTTCAGCAAGGCCGCCGAATCGTTGAATGTGACCACCGGGTCTGTTTCAAAAGCGATCGCCAGGCTTGAAGAATGCGTCCAGACGAGAGTCCTGCTCAGGACCACGAGGTCCGTTTCCTTGACAGACGCAGCACACTCGTACTATCTGATTTGTTGCCGTTTGCTCGAAGAGCTCGACGAGGCTAACCGGCGCATTGCGATGGAGCACGAGGTCAATGGCGGAAAATTGAGCCTTGTCGTGCACCCCATGCTGGTGAACGGGGTGTTCCCACGGTTGGTGCGGCGCTATCGAGCCATCGCGCCTCATGTGAATCTGATGGTTTCCGTTCAGGATCACCCCGCGAACCTGTTCGATGGCCGTTTCGATATCGCCATTCTTCCGCCTCAGCTGGTCGAGCAGTCCACCGTAATTCGCCGGACGCTAGCGCACTCGCCTCGCATTCTCGTCGCCGCTCCGGCCTATCTCGAGCAATATGGCGCACCGGAATCCGCTGCGCAGGTCGCCAATCATTTTTTACTGATCGATCCGGAAACGAGAAAGAAAAATGCGGAGTTCATCGATCTCTATGAGGGTGTCCGGAAGGTGAGCGTTTTGCCCATGTCGTCGATGGAAGGTGACCAGCTGCTGCTTCGCGCGGCAGCGCTCGAAGGTACCGGCATTGCCACGCTGCCTGAAACCATGGTTCGCGACGACATTGATAGGGGAGATCTCGTGCACGTCCTGCCGGAATGTACGGCATCGGAAAGCAGCATTGAAATATGCCTTTTCTATGCTCATCGGGAACTGATCTCGGCACGGATCAGGATGTTCGTCGACTTCTGCACTGAGTTCTTTCGGGCTCCTGCCAGGTCGACAGTTATTGATGTAATGCGCGTGCCGCGACCGGCCGTGCGGACCAAAGATCTCGAGATGATTTCGTGA
- a CDS encoding universal stress protein, giving the protein MFNILLVPLDGTAQSVRVVDLASRVAAPGRATVHLLCVVDPSYFLPPGSESGTAPDRLNYPPARAQTSFAQAVLTAAAAQLADRNLTVEQHLCAGNSPADVVIEQARLLTAEVIVMGHHHLSRLRRWANPSTSGEVIDRSPCAVLIETWDKG; this is encoded by the coding sequence ATGTTCAATATCCTCCTCGTTCCGCTGGACGGCACAGCCCAGAGTGTCCGCGTCGTCGACCTGGCCAGCCGCGTGGCGGCTCCAGGCAGGGCAACCGTACACCTTCTTTGCGTTGTCGACCCATCCTACTTTTTGCCTCCCGGTAGCGAAAGTGGCACCGCACCCGATCGCCTGAATTATCCGCCTGCACGGGCGCAGACATCTTTCGCACAAGCCGTTCTGACTGCAGCAGCCGCCCAGCTTGCCGACCGGAATCTCACCGTGGAACAGCACCTCTGCGCGGGAAATTCTCCGGCCGACGTCGTCATCGAACAAGCCCGGCTGCTGACCGCGGAGGTCATTGTGATGGGACATCACCATTTGTCGCGGCTACGCCGCTGGGCGAACCCGTCGACGAGCGGGGAGGTCATTGATCGGTCGCCGTGTGCGGTACTGATCGAGACATGGGACAAAGGCTAA
- a CDS encoding IS5 family transposase, producing MRGMDEMQEPLFTTVKLEDFVPADHPLRPIRLLVNDALKRLNGLFSVIYADTGRASIAPEKLMRALLLQVFYSVRSERMLMEQMRYNLLFRWFVGLAIEDAVWDHSVFSKNRDRLLEHEVVEAFFTEVMSLADKRGLLSREHFSVDGTLIQAWASHKSFRRKDGPDDGPPAGGGRNADTDWKGERRSNATHESTTDPEARLFKKSHKSPAILCYHGHILMENRSGLVVGAVVSHADGFAERASALQLLDCVPGTHAKTVGADKAYDTRDFVNDCRARNVTPHVARNDERWGGSAIDGRTSRHAGYRTSQIIRKRIEEHFGWGKTIGRIRQTVYRGLKRVDQHFKLTMVASNLTRMARMPGMVPRGATR from the coding sequence ATGCGCGGAATGGACGAGATGCAGGAACCCCTGTTCACGACGGTCAAGCTCGAGGACTTCGTCCCGGCAGATCACCCGTTGCGACCGATCCGGTTGCTGGTGAATGATGCGTTGAAACGGCTCAACGGGCTGTTCAGCGTCATCTACGCGGACACCGGTCGTGCCTCGATTGCGCCTGAGAAGCTGATGCGGGCGCTGCTGTTGCAGGTGTTCTACTCCGTACGCAGCGAGCGCATGCTGATGGAGCAGATGCGCTACAACCTGCTGTTCCGCTGGTTTGTCGGGCTGGCGATTGAGGACGCCGTGTGGGACCACTCGGTGTTCTCGAAGAACCGCGACCGGCTTCTGGAGCATGAAGTCGTGGAAGCGTTCTTCACCGAAGTCATGAGCCTGGCGGACAAGCGGGGCTTGCTGTCGAGAGAGCATTTCTCGGTGGACGGCACGCTGATTCAGGCGTGGGCCAGTCACAAAAGCTTCCGCCGCAAGGACGGCCCGGACGATGGTCCGCCAGCCGGCGGTGGCCGCAACGCCGACACCGACTGGAAAGGCGAGCGACGTAGCAATGCCACGCACGAGTCGACTACTGATCCGGAGGCGCGATTGTTCAAGAAGAGCCACAAGAGCCCGGCCATCCTGTGCTACCACGGGCACATCCTGATGGAGAATCGCTCGGGGCTGGTGGTCGGCGCCGTGGTTAGTCACGCAGATGGTTTTGCCGAGCGGGCCAGCGCATTGCAATTGCTCGATTGCGTGCCAGGTACTCATGCGAAGACAGTTGGCGCCGACAAGGCGTATGACACCCGTGACTTCGTGAACGATTGCCGCGCTCGCAACGTGACACCGCATGTCGCGCGCAACGATGAGCGTTGGGGCGGCAGCGCCATCGACGGTCGCACTTCGCGGCATGCGGGCTACCGGACTAGCCAGATCATCCGCAAACGAATCGAAGAGCATTTCGGCTGGGGCAAAACCATCGGGCGGATCCGGCAGACGGTCTATCGCGGCCTCAAGCGCGTCGACCAGCACTTCAAGCTGACGATGGTTGCGAGCAATCTGACCCGCATGGCCCGAATGCCAGGGATGGTGCCGCGAGGAGCGACGCGATGA
- the tnpB gene encoding IS66 family insertion sequence element accessory protein TnpB (TnpB, as the term is used for proteins encoded by IS66 family insertion elements, is considered an accessory protein, since TnpC, encoded by a neighboring gene, is a DDE family transposase.) gives MLRASRPCAAASRAWLPRCKALEENPLGGNLYIFRGRRGDLVKLLWATDDGLWLIAKRLERGRFIWPQADGGKIHLTSAQLSMSLEGIDWRQPRRTAALSML, from the coding sequence TTGTTGCGGGCATCACGGCCATGCGCTGCGGCTTCCAGGGCCTGGCTGCCAAGGTGCAAGGCACTCGAGGAGAATCCGCTGGGCGGCAACCTGTACATTTTTCGCGGGCGCCGCGGCGATCTCGTGAAGCTTCTGTGGGCGACCGACGACGGGCTTTGGCTGATCGCAAAGCGTCTGGAGCGAGGCCGTTTTATCTGGCCACAGGCCGATGGCGGCAAGATTCATCTGACGAGCGCACAGTTGTCGATGTCGCTCGAGGGCATCGACTGGCGACAGCCACGACGCACCGCCGCACTCTCGATGTTGTAA
- a CDS encoding transposase — protein sequence MSIIFEVVDTILSEPTQRPGSRKGRPNHSAEFRRRLAMAVCEPGVSISRLARKNGLNANLVFT from the coding sequence ATGTCCATCATTTTCGAAGTGGTGGACACCATTTTGTCAGAGCCAACACAGAGGCCCGGTAGCCGTAAAGGTCGCCCGAACCATAGTGCCGAATTCCGTCGTCGCCTGGCGATGGCAGTTTGCGAACCGGGGGTGTCAATCTCCAGGTTGGCCCGCAAGAACGGCTTGAACGCGAACCTCGTGTTCACCTAG
- a CDS encoding class I SAM-dependent methyltransferase, producing the protein MLDVGCGAGVLASWLSGASISSHFGVDLSEVAIEQGRQANIDGAEFAVADAATFEPSQVFDVIVFNEMLYYLEEPEEQIRRLARCLAPGGLLIVSIWYHDDGIRTWNRLKAAFDELERVRITHASTRFKWDVAVLKLR; encoded by the coding sequence GTGCTCGACGTTGGATGCGGCGCTGGTGTTCTTGCAAGTTGGCTTTCGGGCGCCTCGATTTCTAGCCATTTCGGCGTCGATCTTTCCGAAGTCGCCATTGAGCAGGGCCGCCAGGCGAATATCGATGGAGCGGAGTTCGCCGTCGCCGATGCCGCTACCTTCGAGCCTTCGCAGGTATTCGACGTTATCGTCTTCAACGAGATGCTTTATTACCTGGAAGAACCGGAGGAACAGATTCGTCGACTCGCGCGCTGTCTCGCGCCCGGGGGGCTATTGATCGTCAGTATCTGGTATCACGACGACGGAATACGGACGTGGAACAGGTTGAAGGCTGCCTTCGACGAACTCGAGCGTGTCCGTATCACACACGCGTCGACGCGATTCAAATGGGACGTGGCCGTGCTGAAGTTGCGGTAA
- a CDS encoding transposase, with amino-acid sequence MRAQTKDDVMQTNHGDTAGGRATVEKGMAGVLERLSGRLPAVLIDSLREQWRGLDTIDRQVGQIERRLLEWMKEDHSAKAIAAIRCVGLLTSTPAVATMEHAEAFRSGREFAAWLGLVPGQTGLGGISGCEDSVGEVTHI; translated from the coding sequence ATGCGCGCACAAACGAAGGATGATGTTATGCAGACGAACCATGGCGATACGGCAGGAGGTAGGGCAACGGTTGAAAAGGGGATGGCCGGAGTTCTGGAAAGGTTGTCAGGACGTCTTCCCGCGGTATTGATCGACTCGCTGCGAGAGCAGTGGAGAGGCCTGGATACGATCGACCGGCAGGTCGGTCAGATCGAGCGCCGGTTGCTGGAGTGGATGAAGGAAGATCACTCAGCCAAAGCGATCGCAGCAATTCGTTGCGTAGGGCTACTCACTTCGACGCCGGCAGTGGCAACGATGGAACACGCCGAAGCCTTCAGATCCGGCCGCGAGTTTGCTGCATGGCTGGGTCTTGTGCCGGGCCAGACTGGCTTGGGCGGGATATCAGGCTGTGAGGACTCAGTAGGCGAGGTGACACATATCTGA